The following are from one region of the Dreissena polymorpha isolate Duluth1 chromosome 2, UMN_Dpol_1.0, whole genome shotgun sequence genome:
- the LOC127866603 gene encoding cytoplasmic phosphatidylinositol transfer protein 1-like yields MYLKEYRICMPLTVEEYRIGQLFMIAKHSHEQSQNGEGVEVVKNEPCEHEVHGKGQYTEKRIHLSSKLPTWIRSMIPQIFYITEKAWNYYPYTITEYTCSFIPRFSVHITTRYENNNGTTENCLNLSEEELGQREVDFIDIVNDPIQERHYKDSEDLTKVKSTKANRGPFDKNWRNTSEPIMCSYKVVRCFFEVWGLQTKVEEYAQKSCRDVNLLGHRQAISWMDEWINMSMTDIRDYENHMQKKTNEKVLKNQDKTTAEENS; encoded by the exons TATCGAATCGGCCAGCTGTTTATGATTGCCAAACACAGTCATGAGCAAAGTCAGAATGGGGAAGGTGTGGAGGTGGTAAAAAATGAACCCTGTGAACATGAGGTGCATGGCAAGGGACAGTACACAGAGAAACGTATACACCTGTCTAG CAAACTTCCCACCTGGATCCGGTCCATGATTCCTCAGATATTCTACATCACAGAGAAAGCTTGGAACTATTACCCCTATACGATCACAg AATACACT TGTTCCTTTATTCCAAGATTTTCTGTTCATATAACCACAAGATATGAGAACAACAATGGGACCACAGAAAAT TGTTTGAACCTCAGTGAAGAGGAGTTGGGTCAGCGTGAAGTGGACTTCATTGACATTGTGAATGATCCAATCCAGGAACGCCATTACAAGGACTCTGAG GACCTCACGAAAGTAAAGTCCACCAAAGCCAACCGAGGACCCTTTGATAAGAACTGGCGG AATACCAGTGAGCCAATTATGTGTTCATACAAAGTTGTGCGCTGCTTTTTTGAAGTATGGGGCCTTCAAACAAAAGTGGAGGAATACGCACAAAAG TCGTGCCGTGATGTTAATCTTCTGGGACACAGGCAGGCAATATCCTGGATGGATGAGTGGATAA ACATGAGCATGACAGACATACGAGACTACGAGAACCACATGCAGAAAAAGACAAATGAGAAAGTACTCAAAAACCAGGATAAGACGACAGCAGAAGAGAACTCCTAA
- the LOC127866592 gene encoding 3-galactosyl-N-acetylglucosaminide 4-alpha-L-fucosyltransferase FUT3-like, with amino-acid sequence MVTVFGAYMYISAYSRLDVRTNNTNDQILVDDQNIDQATNVGNMKSWRPESIPKSHDFEFVSINNRTHQLSGATDNNTAIVKSMFVDRDLFVNTTGEIAKHKILFWNPPGWMINWFSDTDMTQCNYKNCKISYDQREFFTSKAVVYSIPDAGMDHRPPVSPAQRNPDQAWIFFTLESPVHLVRKEFRSPHWHNTFNWSWTYRTDSDIFHPYGLLKTRTKLLAKNYTEIFNRKTKMAAWAVSHCSTYSVRERFVQLLSRHVKVDIYGKCGLQPPQDLDAILDNDYTFYLGFENSFCQDYMTEKLFQYYKRDLITVVRGSMGYAKYLPQETFVNAADFRSVKELGEFLNRLSNNEDEYIEYLRRKDSYEVYEREYVFRDAMCNICDKINNLEKYRKVYKNIIEWLGNCYSANDLN; translated from the coding sequence ATGGTAACAGTATTTGGAGCATACATGTACATCTCAGCATATTCCAGACTGGATGTTAGGACCAACAATACTAACGACCAGATACTAGTGGATGATCAAAACATCGACCAAGCGACTAATGTCGGTAATATGAAGTCATGGCGACCTGAAAGTATTCCCAAATCACATGATTTTGAATTTGTTAGCATCAACAATCGAACACACCAACTTAGTGGAGCTACCGATAATAACACGGCAATTGTCAAGAGCATGTTCGTGGACAGAGATTTATTCGTAAACACCACAGGCGAGATCGCAAAACACAAGATCCTATTCTGGAACCCACCCGGCTGGATGATAAATTGGTTCAGTGACACGGACATGACGCAATGTAATTATAAGAACTGCAAAATAAGTTATGACCAGAGGGAGTTTTTCACTAGTAAGGCGGTAGTGTACTCCATCCCGGACGCAGGCATGGACCATCGTCCACCCGTCAGTCCGGCCCAGCGCAATCCTGACCAGGCATGGATATTTTTCACATTGGAAAGTCCAGTGCATTTAGTGCGCAAGGAATTCCGGTCACCACACTGGCATAACACATTTAACTGGTCGTGGACATATCGTACCGACTCGGACATTTTCCATCCGTACGGGCTTCTTAAAACAAGAACGAAGCTTTTAGCCAAGAACTATACGGAAATCTTCAACCGAAAAACGAAAATGGCCGCATGGGCGGTCAGTCATTGTTCTACATATAGTGTAAGAGAACGCTTCGTCCAATTACTTTCCCGCCACGTCAAGGTTGACATATACGGCAAGTGTGGACTTCAGCCGCCGCAAGATTTGGACGCAATATTAGACAATGACTATACATTTTATCTTGGTTTCGAAAATTCTTTCTGTCAAGATTATATGACGGAGAAGTTGTTTCAGTATTACAAACGTGATCTTATAACAGTGGTACGGGGGTCAATGGGCTACGCGAAGTATCTCCCGCAGGAAACCTTCGTGAATGCCGCTGATTTCCGTTCAGTGAAGGAACTAGGAGAGTTCTTAAACAGGCTGTCGAATAATGAAGACGAGTATATCGAATACCTTAGACGAAAGGACTCGTATGAGGTGTACGAGAGGGAATATGTATTCAGGGACGCAATGTGCAACATCtgcgataaaatcaataatttggaGAAATATAGAAAGGTCTATAAAAATATAATCGAGTGGTTGGGTAATTGTTATAGTGCGAACGATCTGaactaa